A part of Melittangium boletus DSM 14713 genomic DNA contains:
- a CDS encoding chemotaxis protein CheW has product MPLFESGRRLCLLLEAGGTRFSVEATSVTEVASPGPDETSLRGVLEIQDLSELLGGEPEPTPGMVVVFDVSPTLAVRVRSIVEVADVARAVHFVLPSGLGATLASLSHSAVLYKERLYLELNADALPQAPGAAKPPAPLPVHLALSPPERSLVFESQGRLFGLPLSYVSQVAMRTPSFCELPGRSGAVAGLLPHGQVLWPLYSAPALLLGGSVVAEDFLVLADVEGRRLGMCASRVLGVFPHFTSTLNPGEFTAPGLPMPVLFADPRRMFS; this is encoded by the coding sequence GTGCCCCTCTTCGAAAGCGGACGCCGACTCTGTCTTCTGTTGGAAGCGGGCGGTACGCGCTTCTCCGTCGAGGCCACCTCCGTCACCGAGGTGGCCTCGCCGGGTCCAGATGAAACGAGTCTTCGCGGGGTGCTGGAGATCCAGGATCTGTCCGAGTTGCTGGGTGGCGAGCCCGAGCCGACCCCGGGCATGGTCGTGGTGTTCGACGTGAGCCCCACCCTGGCGGTGCGCGTGCGCTCGATCGTCGAGGTGGCCGACGTGGCTCGGGCCGTCCACTTCGTGCTGCCCTCGGGGCTGGGCGCCACCCTGGCCTCGCTCAGCCACAGCGCGGTGCTGTACAAGGAGCGCCTCTACCTGGAGCTCAACGCGGACGCGCTTCCCCAGGCACCCGGCGCCGCGAAGCCTCCCGCCCCCCTTCCCGTACACCTCGCCCTCTCCCCTCCAGAGCGCTCGCTCGTCTTCGAGTCCCAGGGGCGGTTGTTCGGCCTGCCCCTGTCCTATGTGTCCCAGGTGGCGATGCGGACCCCCAGCTTCTGCGAGCTGCCGGGGCGGAGCGGGGCCGTGGCGGGCCTGCTGCCCCATGGCCAGGTACTCTGGCCCCTCTACTCGGCGCCAGCACTTCTCCTGGGGGGAAGCGTCGTCGCGGAGGACTTCCTCGTCCTGGCCGACGTGGAGGGCCGCCGTCTGGGGATGTGCGCCTCGCGTGTGCTGGGGGTGTTCCCCCACTTCACGTCCACTTTGAACCCCGGGGAGTTCACCGCGCCCGGCCTCCCCATGCCCGTGCTCTTCGCGGACCCGCGACGTATGTTTTCTTGA